DNA from Ignisphaera cupida:
AACAAGGGGTCTGGGAACACCTTTGCCATGGGATAAAAAATGGATTATAGAAAGTCTTAGCGACTCAACTATATACATGGCATTTTACACTGTTGTACACAAAATTAGAGAGCTTGTACAAAGTATTAGGGAATTACCTAAGGAGTTTTGGGATTACATATTTCTAGGTAAGGATGATGCAGAAAACATAGCTAGGTTGGTAAATGCTAGGGTAAGTGATGTAGAAAGCATAAGAAAAGAATTTTTGTATTGGTATCCGCTGGATGTAAGAGTTAGTGGCAAAGATCTCATTCCAAATCACCTAACATTCTTCATATTCAATCATGTAGCACTATTTCCAAAGGAGCTATGGCCTAAAAGCATAATAGCCAATGGATGGGTTCTGATAAAGCAGCAAAAAATGAGTAAATCAGCTAGAAACATCATACCATTGAAGAATTTAATTGACGAATATGGTGCAGATATTATTAGATTACTTCTTGCATTAAATGCTGAGGTCTATCAGGATGAGAATATAGATTTAGAAATGCTTAATAAACTTGGCAAAGCTGAGTATCCTCAACTATTGTTAGAGATACAAGACATTATATTACAAATTTACAATAACAGGAATGAATATAGAGAAAGTGAAGATATCTTTGATCAATGGTTCTTAAATATGTTTAGCTATATTGTTAATGAAATTGAGAAGCTTATGGAAGATTTTAGATTAAGAGAAGCAGGTATAAAGATCTTCTACGAGATAAAGGAGCTTATAAAGAACTATTTGAAGATAGTTGATAAGCCATCAAAAAGAATTCTTGATGTTATTAAGGTATGGACTGCACTAATAAGTGTTTACACTCCATATATAGCAGAAGAGATTTGGAGTAAAACATTTGCTGAAGGTAGAATAACAACAAAATCATTTAAATTGCCAAAAACCTATGACAAAAACTTGTTGATGGCATTTAAATATGCAGATATTGTTGTTGAGTCCATTAATAACATAGTAAGAGCTTTGAAGAAACCAAGCATAAGCATAGCAATAATATATGTATCTCCAAAGAATATCCAAAGAATTATGAAAAGCGTGATTAAGGCACTATCAAATGGTTTGAAAGTAAGTGAAGTTATAGATTATGTATCAAAGGAGTTAGGTTTAGACAAGAGAGAGTTTGGAAGATTAATCAAAACATTGTATGATGTTTCAGTAAACGTTCCAGAAGATCTTAGAGAACTTTATATGGAATGCGATATTGAAGAATCGGAAGCATTAAAACTTGCAAAAGAGTACATTGAAAGGAAACTTGGTATTTCACTTAAAATATTCAGTGCTGATGATGTAGAAGCACCAGATTATGGTGGAAAGAAAAAAGTAGCTTTACCTCTTAGACCAGGTATATATGTTGAATAAATAATATTTATTTCAGTAAAGCTTATTTTGTTGAGTAGTAATTGTAGAATCCTATGGTGAGAAATAATGAGCACAGAAACTATAGGTAAAGCAAAGACCAGAGTTGTTGAAGCACGAAGAATTATAGGAAAGAAACATGTAAAAGACAAAACATATAGCTATGACTACTACACATTGTCACTTAACTTATACGTACCAAGAAATATTGTGAATAAGTATGGTAAGGAGTTTGTGGTTGTAAAGGAGGAGGAAACAGGGATAATAACAATTATGCCTAAAAAAATTGCAGAGGAGAAGGGTATAAAAGTAGAGTAAAAGCAATAGAAAATGATTTCAATTCAAATCAAAATTCTTTATAAACTAGTGCTTTAAATAGAGCGATCGTACATGACAAAGTCTTATCCTCGGTTTTATATATTTAGTGAAGATGAAATAAAGAAAGGTTATGCAACAGACATTTACTTTATTAGAAGTAAGCAAATACTAGAGAAATATGGTCTTTGTAATAAAGTTGTTAGATATGAAATTCATGTGTATGGTCTTCCAAGTGGATATAAATGGGCTTTGTACACTGGTTTGGAGGAGGCTGTATCTCTATTGCAGGGAATTCCTGCAACATTCTATTCTGTTCCAGAGGGAACAATATTCACATCTCTACAACCGTTAGCAATTTTAGAAGGTAAAATCTGTGATATAATAACAATAGAAACAGCTTTGTTAGGTATACTAAGGTTTTATAGTAGTGTATCTACAAAAGCTGCTAGAATAAAGAAGAAAGCAGGTGATAAACAAGTAATATTCTTTGGTTTAAGAGTTCAGCATCCAGCAATAGCACCTGCATTGGATAGAGCAGCTTATATAGGTGGTTGTGATGCTGTTTCTGGTGCGTTTAGCAAGGATTTTCTGGGTATAGAACCAAAGGGTACAATACCACATGCACTAATATTGGTATTTGGGGATCCAGTTGAAGCATGGAAAGCATTCGATAATACAATGCCTGAAAACGTGCCTAGAATAGCTCTTGTTGATACATTTTATGATGAACGCTATGAAAGCTTACTTGCAGCAAAAACTCTTGGAAAAAGGCTTTGGGGTGTAAGACTTGATACACCAAGGAGTAGAAGAGGAGATATTCGACTAATTGCTCAAGAAGTTAAATGGACTCTTAAATTACATGGATTTGAGGAAGTAAAAATAGTTATAAGTGGTGGTCTTGATGAGAATGATATAGAAAGATTAAAGGATGTTGCAGATGTTTTTGGTGTAGGTACATCAATTGCCTTTCCACCGTCTATTGATCTAAGCATGGATATTGTTGAGATTTATGATGTGAAAGAGGGGAAGTGGATACCAATCACTAAAAGAGGTAAGCTTCCAGGTGCAAAACAGTTGTATAGATGCAAGCCTATCATTGAAGACTATATAGATATGCCAGGAAAAGTAATTAAATGTAAAGATGGTGAGGTAGCTAAGCCGATGTTAAATAAAATAATTGAAAATGGAAAGCTTTTATATAATCTTCCCAAACCCGATGAAATAAGACAGTATGTTCTAGAGCAACTTAAATATGTTGATATCTAACAAGTTTTTAATGTCTTTATACAATATAGAAAAATAGGTTAAATAATGAAAACAGTGATTATAAAAATTGATGAAAAAACATATGAAGAGTTATTGGCTAAGGCCAAGTCTGAGGGTTTTTTAACTATTTCAGAATATTTAAGAGCTTTGCTTATGAGAAGTGTGGGGAAGGAGACTCAGGTAAAAGAAACTGAAAAAACCACTTCATTAACATCCGAAAAACTTATTCAGCTTCTAGAGAGAAGAATACAGGATAAAATCAATCCATTCACTTCAAAAATAGATGAGCTGAGTAGAAAATATGGAGAATTCATTGAAAGATTAGAAGCTATAGAGGAAAAATTGAAGAGTTTAGAAGAGAAAGTAGCTATTTATCAACAAGGCATTGAGAAAACAGCTGCAAAGAAAGCTAAAGAAATATCAAAAAAATCAGCAATAGATATTCTTCGAGAACAAAAAGTAATATTTGAAAGGGATATAGCCACTAGGATAAGGGATAGAGACAGTTTCTTTTCTAAACTTGAAAGAGAGGGGGCTAAAGTTATTGAAGGAAAAGATGAAAGAATTGCTGTAGAGCCTACGTATTGGCAAGAATTTGTTAAAAAAATAGAGAACCTATCTACAAATAACGATGAAGAAATACAAAAAATTTTAGATGCTATTGAATTACGTCTTTTCAAAAAACTTAAAGAATCAGCACTACTTGTATACAATACTAGCTTGAGAAAATGGCAAATACTCATTTAAGTTGTTAAAATGATGAAGCCCGTTGCCTCAACTGATCTGATTTTAATTGAAGTGATGTTAGAATCCCCGTCTGAAATTACAGGATAATGAAGAGAAGTTGAGTATGTGTTGCATAATTTTTACTTGAATTGTTATATATTATCTATGTATAGCTTTGGCACAAATAGAAAACTCATCTGAGTATTTCAGTAATGCAGTAGAAGCTTCTCCGATTAGCTTCATTATTACAGATCTTTTAGCAATAATATCATCAATGTCGTTAATTGAGATGCTATCTCTAAACTCATTTAGTTTTATCTCAATAACTCTTTCATTAAACGATATCGAGTTCTCTAGATATGAAACGCTAAGAGCAGTGCCATTATATGAAATACCTATTTGAGGATCAATCCTTGTTAACGACACATAAGATCTGTCTTCTGAGTAAAACCATTTAAAACATGCTCTACCTGCCTTAAGCTCGCTAAGTACTTTATCTAATACCATGGCTTTATTCAAAAACGTCTTAATTGATGATATAAATGATACCATTTCAGATATGACCTGAATGTATCTTTTATCGATTTTGCTGCTTACAGCCCTTCTTAGCGTGTCCTCATATGATTTCTCTAGTGTTTGAACATATTCTAGCATATAAGATACTTTCATAGTCTACTATCCTCTAACACTTTAATTGTTGTAATAATTTCGTATTGGAAGGGTTTATTAACTTATGGCATATAATTTAATGTTTGTGTTTTTCGATATCAAGCAGTAGTAACATAGCCTATGCACTTCATCTAATTCAATAAGGCAATTATGGCACACCTTTCTTCCACATTTACAGCATCTTCCTACAGCTAGCGAATTTCTGCATATATCACACAAAGTCTCAAGACATACAAGGCAAAGCTC
Protein-coding regions in this window:
- a CDS encoding nicotinate phosphoribosyltransferase is translated as MTKSYPRFYIFSEDEIKKGYATDIYFIRSKQILEKYGLCNKVVRYEIHVYGLPSGYKWALYTGLEEAVSLLQGIPATFYSVPEGTIFTSLQPLAILEGKICDIITIETALLGILRFYSSVSTKAARIKKKAGDKQVIFFGLRVQHPAIAPALDRAAYIGGCDAVSGAFSKDFLGIEPKGTIPHALILVFGDPVEAWKAFDNTMPENVPRIALVDTFYDERYESLLAAKTLGKRLWGVRLDTPRSRRGDIRLIAQEVKWTLKLHGFEEVKIVISGGLDENDIERLKDVADVFGVGTSIAFPPSIDLSMDIVEIYDVKEGKWIPITKRGKLPGAKQLYRCKPIIEDYIDMPGKVIKCKDGEVAKPMLNKIIENGKLLYNLPKPDEIRQYVLEQLKYVDI